The region ctaaaaatgtgctttttagtCATCAGTGCAATTCATTCAAGTTTTTTCTGATACTTTTATAACACGACAACTATTTTGGTTGGCGTTTGTTagttgtatgatttttttttaacttacctGCATCAACATCAGACAAAATCCTGTCGATGAACTGACACAGAATCTGCCGTGGTTTCTTCACAGCTTCGTCATATTCCCCTGGGCTGGCGCTGGAAtgacaaacattcattcattttctgaaccgcttatcctcacaaggattatGGGGGTGCAGAAGCCTATCCCCCGCTAACACAACCTAAATCGTACCTAGaagcaatttatagtgttcaaccagcgtaccctaccatgcatgtttttgggatgtatgaggaaaccggagtacccggagaaaacccacgcaagctcggggagaacattgaattaaattaaaatgaattattatatAGTCATTAGTATTATGATATTTAAATCtgcaccatgaagtgcacaaataacagcaacaaacaaacaggtaatcaataaatataagtaatcaataaataatgcatacatattcaataaataataataatacataaataatcaatacataagtaataaataaataattaatcatCAACATTATAAATTATAGGTAGTTAACAAAGATAATAAGTTAACATGAATATGTGGTCCCATAAAGTGACAAAGTGGCTGGAATGCAAACTTCACAGTGGGAGGGGccatctgggatcgaacccacgaccccaaaactgaACATTTAAGTACAGTCAGTGATTGTGCACAAACTAAAGCAGACAAACGCGTTTATGGTTGAGGATAGCTCCGCATGTTAGCCATTAGTCGATCAAAGTTACCTAGCGAGATCCTGAAGCGCCGGGATCATTGCAGACATCTCCAGCCCCTCCATGCTTGACAAAGTCAACGTGTTGTGTCTTCAAAAATCACTTTTACGTCATTTTGTTGATCAGATGCGGAGAGTTTCAACGCACGCGCGTCAAAATTTCCGCTCAGTTAGGACGTATTGTTGTCACTGCTACGGAAAGTCCCAAAGCTCTAAAATATGTCAAGAAAAAAGACTTTATTGGGGGGAGAACGGTCGAATTGatcaagtatttaaaaaaaaaacaattttccagTCATAGTGATGTTTTTCCTTAAGATCTTCCTTAAACTAATTTATGTTAAATCATTTCTTATTTTAGGGGATGAATAGAAACAGAAATACACACTTAAAAGATGGTTTTCATTTCTGGACAGCATTTAAAAGgatgaaatattttgaattttaatcaaatctcatccaattaaaatataattttaataaaaagtcaaattaacAAGTTGAGTTTACTTTATggatcattttatttgtttctagTCAGTCTAGATTATTTAAGGAAATAAAGCTTCaatgtggacaaaaaaaaaaacatgatatacattcattttatcCCCTCCAACTTTCTCTTTGATAAAATACAAAGTGGGTAATCATCAAAAATAATATGCAATGAGATGTGATTCAATGTATTTCTTGTCATTACTGAAGACAATATGAATGAAGATTCAAGCAAATGATCCAACAAATTATTTGATCgaatatttctttttgtttgctgGTTGTTTACTCGCTGGGATCTTTTTCATGCCGTGGCCCATGAGACAGGCAAAGATTGTCAACACCATTTTAGGATTCACTTCCACCAAGTCGTCAGGAAGAGCGTAAACACGAGCACCGATCTTGCGAGCTAATGAGATTGCATATCTGGAAAGTAAAGAGAAAAACCCAAAAGGTGGAAATATTTGTTACTATGGACGgcaaagatgtccaatccatttggactgggagaggAGAGACTGCCagcaatcaaattcaaatagacATTCCAAATCAATGAAAACCAGTGAGTTAATGCATGATGATGAACATTTACTTGGCATTGTTGTGTTTGTCGGCGGTCTTCATCACGCCACTTTGGTTCCTGGTCACCGCATCCCACTTGACGGTTCTGGGAGCGATGGcatcaatcaaatcaatcactGGCAGGCTTGTACTGATGTGAAGGTCCTGCACAAACACATTGAAAATCAAAACATGAGTGTTGAGTACCTTGAAAGTTGAAAAGTGCCAAACAAGTGTATCCCATTCATTGAAATGAGCATAATAACAAATTGTCACAAATGGACTCACTCTGAAGCTACTGATCTGTGATTCTTTATGCGTTTGGCTTAGCGTAGTGTTGACCCAGTTGAGAATGATTTGCTCTCCCACACGTTCGCCATCGCCAAGGTCGGATAATACCATCAAGGTGTACCTGTGGGTCAAAGGGCAAGAAAAAGCCACatgcaacattaaaaaaaatctttacagtTACTGTAAACACATATTTTTTGACCCAACAGACCTTGTCATGAGTTGCCACACCAGCGCCAACGTGTGCATCGGGCTTCCCTCATTGAGGTTTTCACCACCTATACCTACCAGGGAGAAGTGGGCCACGTTCTTTCCCAGGCTCACAGCATAGTTGCAGTTCTCTAGCTAAATAACCAAAAAGACCAAGTAAAACTTCATTAGCCTGTTTTAGATTATACATTTGAATTGGTCCAATTGCTATCATAATAATCAAGAGTTGAACCTTCTTCATATTAGTTCCCAAAGCGGGATATGGGGGCTGGTTGACTTTCTTCCAGTTAACGGGAACGTTGACCTTCTCGTATAACTGCAAGATCACCAAACCGTCACAAAGATcactaaaatacaaaaacaaatattttatcattaaacATACTGAATCTGTACATATCCAGTTTATATTGGGATCACTTGCAATGCCTTATTTTTGACAGCTATAAAGCAGactaaaaaatttaaattccGCTTCTGCCTCCCAGGTAAGATTTAATGccctagagcaggggtagggaatctatggctcgggagccatatgtggctcttttggtgggtgtatatggctctctgcctttttaaatcataatttttcttcattagactcttctgcatgcatactcccaATGATccacattgattagcaacagtgaaatattttttttgacaccACTACTCTGTCTGCTTTGACTTACTGGAACATGTGGTTTACGTAGGGATTGACACCCAGGGAGTTCATCCAGTTGCGGAAGGTCTTCTCTTCTCTACTCTCGGCTGCAAAGACAATAGAAGTTTGCTACCTATCTGGTAGACTGAAACACCATCAATAGTCCCCAGTTCTCACGCTCCAGCCGGGCGTCTTCCAAGCCGTTGAGATCGCCCCTCTGCAGGGCCGGGTGCGTGTTGAACAAGTTGGCCACGAAGGCCAAATTGAGCTTGGCGTTGCCAGAAGTGACGTCTTGGGCCGTCACGAACTGTCGGCAGTCTAGACGGGACGCCTGCTGCAGCATCAGCTCCGCACGTTGGTTCAGATCGTGCTCCTTCCGGGACCAAACCACACAGCCGGTATGTTTCAGAAAATTGACATCTTATTTCAAGAGACTCACATTCATGCCACTCATCTCGATTTTGAAGTTCATGTAGTCGTCGCGCTCTCCGCGAGGAGCGATCTGGTCCAAGAGATGGAAGTAAGCGCGAGAATCCTGTAGAATAATATTAAAGGGAAGGACAAGGTTATCACTCTGCCATcgtgattattattatcagtAATGACTCGACTGTCAAAATAATGGTTCATGGCAGATGTAGACATTGGAAAAACCTTGATATCCTCGCTGAAGTTGGCGATGCTGTGGGTTCCGGCGTTGTGCAGATGGTAGTTGACCCAGCGAAGTAGCAATTCCTCGGGAGAAAGAGACATCAGGTGATCCAGACTCTCGTCCTCGGTCAGGAGGCAAATCATGCCTGGTAAGCACAGACAGGCATTTTTCGGACTAATGTTTTATACATagacaaatattattattatactgaGTGGCATGAaaaactgcaagaaaaaaactgcatgtttTACGTAAATAGTTCATAAGAGCTATTGTAATACTTATTTCAGGAATATTTAGAATTATATCAAATGATTCCATTCCTAACCCCTAACTTTAGTCAAAATTTTCTGTTTTACTTTAGcaacaaatgacacattttctcaTGTGTCCTTTCATTTATATAGAAAAGAATGCATACACATTTTGTTCCAAGATatgaaagaaattcaagttacaaaatagaaaatctcccaaaaatcaaacatcccctgaaatgtaaatacatacactgataaaatacaaattatatttatgaaaatgaagaaaaaaggaaagattTTGTATGTGTGCACTGACCTTCATTCCGGCTGATTTCTATATCAGCAAATAAACCCACTTTGATAATCTGCCAGAATAATCCCAGCACCAGGTGAGGTTTCCCAACCATCAGATCCAGAGCGTCAATGTTAACAACCGTACAACCGATGGCTGAAGCTGAGTTCAGTGCCAGAACGAGGTTTTCctacaaaaatatttcattaattGGCAAATTTTGAGGCTACAAATCACACCAGCAGAACATGTATAAATCACATTTGGGGGGTGGACTTAATTCATGCTAGTGCCTTCAGCCCATACATCCATATTAACAGTTAACAACagtcaaaacaataacaaaaattaaCTTAAACATTATATAGCATGACCTacacaaacaatatttttcttcttaaataaTATGTTCAATAATATTTGTCTCACTTGAGTATAAGTGACTCAGATAAACCAGTGGAAAAAACATGTCACGATAAATACATTTCCTCTCCACCTGTTTAATCAACAACGCCTGTATAAAGTCCTATTCACATTTACTATCCTTTTTggcattcataaaaatatgactttGCCCTTTGATGGTACTTACAGTCATTGTGAAGGTGGTAAGCTTGCGGGTGTTGATAACTCGCTCGTCGATGGTGTCGGGTTGGGACAAATTGATCATTTTGCTGACGGGTTGAACACAAAGTACAGCCACTGTAAATTATGcttgaaag is a window of Stigmatopora nigra isolate UIUO_SnigA chromosome 13, RoL_Snig_1.1, whole genome shotgun sequence DNA encoding:
- the pls1 gene encoding plastin-1 isoform X1 translates to MDKHATQITREDLEDLREAFNKIDIDNSGYVSDFELQELFREARFSLPGYQVREIVETFVAGDTNKDEKISFEEFVSIYQDLKSKTLSETFRKTITRKDGIRSFGGTSGISSVGTQHSYSDEEKVAFVNWINKALAKDPDCRHLLPMNPDDQSLFTSVRDGILLCKMINLSQPDTIDERVINTRKLTTFTMTENLVLALNSASAIGCTVVNIDALDLMVGKPHLVLGLFWQIIKVGLFADIEISRNEGMICLLTEDESLDHLMSLSPEELLLRWVNYHLHNAGTHSIANFSEDIKDSRAYFHLLDQIAPRGERDDYMNFKIEMSGMNEHDLNQRAELMLQQASRLDCRQFVTAQDVTSGNAKLNLAFVANLFNTHPALQRGDLNGLEDARLEPESREEKTFRNWMNSLGVNPYVNHMFHDLCDGLVILQLYEKVNVPVNWKKVNQPPYPALGTNMKKLENCNYAVSLGKNVAHFSLVGIGGENLNEGSPMHTLALVWQLMTRYTLMVLSDLGDGERVGEQIILNWVNTTLSQTHKESQISSFRDLHISTSLPVIDLIDAIAPRTVKWDAVTRNQSGVMKTADKHNNAKYAISLARKIGARVYALPDDLVEVNPKMVLTIFACLMGHGMKKIPASKQPANKKKYSIK
- the pls1 gene encoding plastin-1 isoform X2; translated protein: MDKHATQITREDLEDLREAFNKIDIDNSGYVSDFELQELFREARFSLPGYQDLKSKTLSETFRKTITRKDGIRSFGGTSGISSVGTQHSYSDEEKVAFVNWINKALAKDPDCRHLLPMNPDDQSLFTSVRDGILLCKMINLSQPDTIDERVINTRKLTTFTMTENLVLALNSASAIGCTVVNIDALDLMVGKPHLVLGLFWQIIKVGLFADIEISRNEGMICLLTEDESLDHLMSLSPEELLLRWVNYHLHNAGTHSIANFSEDIKDSRAYFHLLDQIAPRGERDDYMNFKIEMSGMNEHDLNQRAELMLQQASRLDCRQFVTAQDVTSGNAKLNLAFVANLFNTHPALQRGDLNGLEDARLEPESREEKTFRNWMNSLGVNPYVNHMFHDLCDGLVILQLYEKVNVPVNWKKVNQPPYPALGTNMKKLENCNYAVSLGKNVAHFSLVGIGGENLNEGSPMHTLALVWQLMTRYTLMVLSDLGDGERVGEQIILNWVNTTLSQTHKESQISSFRDLHISTSLPVIDLIDAIAPRTVKWDAVTRNQSGVMKTADKHNNAKYAISLARKIGARVYALPDDLVEVNPKMVLTIFACLMGHGMKKIPASKQPANKKKYSIK